From a region of the Balaenoptera ricei isolate mBalRic1 chromosome 11, mBalRic1.hap2, whole genome shotgun sequence genome:
- the PPARD gene encoding peroxisome proliferator-activated receptor delta — MEQPPEEAPEVREEEEKKEMAKAEGAPELNGGPGHSLPSSSYTDLSRSCSPPSLLDQLQMGCDGTSCGSLNMECRVCGDKASGFHYGVHACEGCKGFFRRTIRMKLEYDKCERICKIQKKNRNKCQYCRFQKCLALGMSHNAIRFGRMPEAEKRKLVAGLTANEGSQHNPQVADLRAFSKHIYSAYLKNFNMTKKKARGILTGKASHTAPFVIHDIETLWQAEKGLVWKQLVNGLPPYKEISVHVFYRCQCTTVETVRELTEFAKSIPSFSDLFLNDQVTLLKYGVHEAIFAMLASIVNKDGLLVANGTGFVTREFLRSLRKPFSDIIEPKFEFAVKFNALELDDSDLALFIAAIILCGDRPGLMNVSQVEAIQDTILRALEFHLQANHPDAQYLFPKLLQKMADLRQLVTEHAQMMQRIKKTETETSLHPLLQEIYKDMY; from the exons ACCTCTCCCGGAGCTGCTCTCCACCCTCGCTGCTGGACCAGCTGCAGATGGGCTGCGACGGGACCTCGTGTGGCAGCCTCAACATGGAGTGCCGGGTGTGCGGGGACAAGGCATCAGGCTTCCACTACGGTGTTCACGCGTGCGAGGGGTGCAAG GGCTTCTTCCGTCGAACAATCCGCATGAAGCTAGAATACGACAAGTGTGAGCGGATCTGCAAGATCCAGAAGAAGAACCGCAACAAGTGCCAGTACTGCCGCTTCCAGAAATGCCTGGCACTGGGCATGTCGCACAACG CCATCCGCTTTGGCCGGATGCCAGAGGCTGAGAAGAGGAAACTGGTGGCAGGGCTGACGGCAAACGAGGGGAGTCAGCACAACCCCCAGGTGGCTGACCTGAGGGCCTTCTCCAAGCACATCTACAGTGCCTACCTGAAAAACTTCAACATGACCAAAAAGAAGGCCCGTGGCATCCTCACCGGCAAGGCCAGCCACACAGCG CCCTTTGTGATCCACGACATCGAGACATTGTGGCAGGCAGAGAAGGGCCTGGTGTGGAAGCAGCTGGTGAACGGTCTGCCCCCCTACAAGGAGATCAGCGTGCATGTCTTCTACCGCTGCCAGTGCACCACGGTGGAGACCGTGCGTGAGCTCACCGAGTTCGCCAAGAGCATCCCCAGCTTCAGCGACCTCTTCCTCAACGACCAGGTGACCCTTCTCAAGTATGGTGTGCACGAGGCCATCTTTGCCATGCTGGCCTCCATCGTCAACAAGGACGGGCTTCTGGTGGCCAACGGCACTGGTTTTGTCACCCGTGAGTTCCTGCGCAGCCTCCGAAAGCCCTTCAGTGACATCATCGAGCCCAAGTTTGAGTTTGCTGTCAAGTTCAATGCCCTGGAACTTGATGACAGTGACCTGGCTCTCTTCATTGCGGCTATCATTCTGTGCGGAG ATCGGCCAGGCCTCATGAATGTGTCACAGGTGGAGGCCATCCAGGACACCATCCTGCGCGCCCTCGAGTTCCACCTGCAGGCCAACCACCCTGACGCCCAGTACCTCTTCCCCAAGCTGCTGCAGAAGATGGCTGACCTGCGGCAGCTGGTCACCGAGCACGCCCAGATGATGCAGCGGATCAAGAAGACGGAGACCGAGACCTCGCTGCACCCCCTGCTCCAGGAGATCTACAAGGACATGTACTGA